A genomic window from Centroberyx gerrardi isolate f3 chromosome 14, fCenGer3.hap1.cur.20231027, whole genome shotgun sequence includes:
- the LOC139917221 gene encoding adenosine receptor A3 codes for MAEWSWVAYTVLEVLIATACCLGNVLVVCAVCIGIRGSLREPTFCFLVSLAVADFLVGVAAVPLAVLLDGWASLTPDLCLLLSCVVLVLTQASVLSLLAIAVDRYLRLHTPLRYKDLATQRRTWLAVSVCWALSCLLGFTPLFGWHNYSPLASGTTNKSSSSSTSPPCTFLSVISLPFMVYFNFLGCVLAPLLVMTLLYARIFWSLQGRLQESCPQARASLLRERRLARSLALVLFLFAGCWIPLHLMNCLLLFHGPQSVTQGALYTGILLSHANSAVNPVVYAYRIPKIQQAYSQIWRRFLTGLDCCHGDERVQRSIAGGRANQTETCGSGRRATP; via the exons ATGGCTGAATGGAGTTGGGTGGCTTACACGGTGCTGGAAGTGCTGATTGCAACGGCCTGCTGCCTTGGCAATGTGTTGGTGGTGTGTGCGGTGTGTATTGGGATCCGGGGCTCCCTTCGAGAGCCAACCTTCTGCTTCCTGGTTTCCCTGGCGGTGGCTGACTTCCTGGTGGGTGTGGCCGCCGTGCCCCTGGCCGTGCTATTGGACGGCTGGGCGagtctgacccctgacctgtgCCTGCTTCTCAGCTGCGTGGTGCTCGTGCTGACGCAGGCCTCTGTGCTGTCACTGCTGGCTATCGCCGTGGACCGCTACCTGCGGCTGCACACGCCTCTCAG aTACAAAGACCTGGCCACACAGAGGCGTACGTGGCTGGCCGTGTCTGTGTGCTGGGCGCTTTCCTGCCTGCTGGGCTTCACCCCTCTGTTCGGCTGGCACAACTACTCCCCCCTGGCCTCTGGTACCACCAATaaatcttcctcttcctccacctctccgcCCTGCACCTTCCTGTCTGttatctccctccctttcatGGTCTACTTCAACTTCCTGGGGTGCGTTCTGGCGCCCCTGCTGGTCATGACCCTCCTCTACGCGCGGATCTTCTGGAGCCTGCAGGGGCGTCTGCAGGAGAGCTGCCCTCAAGCCCGGGCCTCTCTGCTCCGGGAGAGGAGGCTGGCCCGCTCCCTGGCCCTGGTGCTCTTTTTGTTTGCCGGCTGCTGGATTCCCCTGCACTTGATGAACTGCCTGCTGCTCTTCCACGGTCCTCAATCCGTCACACAGGGGGCCCTATATACAG GTATCCTTCTGTCCCATGCCAACTCAGCGGTCAACCCAGTGGTCTACGCTTACCGCATCCCAAAGATCCAGCAGGCCTACAGTCAAATATGGAGGCGCTTCCTGACGGGGCTGGACTGTTGCCATGGGGATGAGCGAGTTCAACGATCAATAGCAGGCGGCAGAGCCAATCAAACAGAGACGTGTGGATCGGGAAGGAGGGCCACACCCTGA
- the LOC139917242 gene encoding uncharacterized protein LOC139917242, translated as MLAALETMAYVPEIGLSGGRAAWSGVATAAGASCAEVDLEVIEEYLQEHSLEIQPVHTPATPPTGMAQPAHTHSHQDTRIIENSWSGQHAYEWHYGSHTPSEEYEEQAPPPAWPSPHDNQWDHSVYSYKVTACSDSDSQSSSSQYQEYPYPPSPPSERGGRKNSDSLPLAPLSGKRKERLFQFLFEMLQTPSMRSCIWWVQSSSGTFQFSSQNKERLAQLWGRRKGNRKTMTYQKMARALRNYSRTGEIYKVKRKLTYQFNEKTLRGLQGDSHTA; from the exons ATGTTGGCAGCATTGGAGACG ATGGCCTACGTGCCAGAGATCGGGCTGAGCGGAGGGCGGGCGGCCTGGAGCGGAGTGGCCACCGCCGCCGGCGCCTCCTGCGCCGAGGTGGACCTGGAGGTCATCGAGGAGTACCTGCAGGAGCACTCGCTGGAGATCCAGCCTGTGCACACGCCTGCCACCCCGCCGACCGGCATGGCGCagcccgcgcacacacactcccaccagGACACCAGGATCATAG AGAATAGCTGGTCAGGTCAGCATGCATATGAATGGCACTATGGCTCTCACACTCCAAGCGAGGAATATGAGGAGCAAGCCCCACCTCCAGCCTGGCCTAGTCCCCATGACAACCAATGG gaccACAGTGTGTATTCCTATAAGGTGACTGCATGCAGCGACTCAGACTCCCAGTCCAGCAGCTCCCAGTACCAGGAATACCCCTATCCTCCATCACCGCCCTCTGAGAGGGGCGGCAGGAAGAACAGTGACTCCCTGCCCCTTGCACCCctctcag gaaagaggaaggagcgGTTGTTCCAGTTCCTGTTTGAGATGCTCCAGACTCCGTCCATGCGGAGCTGCATCTGGTGGGTCCAGTCGTCCTCTGGCACCTTCCAGTTCTCCTCCCAGAACAAGGAGCGCCTGGCGCAGCTGTGGGGCCGACGCAAGGGCAACCGCAAGACCATGACCTACCAGAAGATGGCACGGGCGCTGAGGAATTACTCCCGCACCGGGGAGATCTACAAGGTGAAGAGGAAGCTCACCTACCAGTTCAATGAGAAGACGCTGAGAGGCCTACAGGGAGACTCGCACACTGCGTAG